From a single Mobula birostris isolate sMobBir1 chromosome 13, sMobBir1.hap1, whole genome shotgun sequence genomic region:
- the LOC140207459 gene encoding probable G-protein coupled receptor 139, translated as MLEAFYSVRKIYYMIIFIIGVPVNLVAIVILSRGKCGLSKCTTRYLVAMATADLLTIIFEVILWRVSYYYFPGTFLDITPVCSVISTLGVAATDCSVWFTVTFTFDRFVAICCQKRKAKYCTGKTAAVILTATGALLCFKNVPIFFRYRPVKVIDNIPWDCIIKPSYYTHPGWVGYDWLATVLMPLLPFVLILLFNALTVRHILVTSRVRKGLRGQNKAENRSDPEMESRSRSVILLLTISGSFIILWSVKFAEFLYYTVAVLDQNNYNDSEYIFQHSGEMLMLLSCCTNTFIYGVTQSRFREQFIRAVKCPLTSIIQQISKQNI; from the coding sequence gtcccggggaaagtgcggactctccaagtgcaccactcgctacctggtggccatggcaacggCGGATCTACTCACCATCATCTTTGAggtgatattgtggcgggtcagttattattacttccccgggactttcctggacatcacccccgtATGCAGTGTGATCTCTACTCTGGGAGTggcagccacagactgttctgtctggttcactgtcacttttacgtttgatcggtttgtcgccatctgtTGCCAGAAACGGAAAGCaaagtattgcaccgggaaaactgcggctgtgattCTGACAGCAACCGGCGCTCTGctctgttttaaaaatgtgcCCATCTTCTTTCGATATCGTCCTGTGAAAGTGATTGacaatataccctgggactgtattATAAAGCCGAGCTACTATACGCATCCCGGCTGGGTGGGATATGACTGGCTCGCTACCGTTCTTATGCCATTACTCCCATTCGTGTTAATACTcctgttcaacgctctgacagtcagacacattttagtgaccagtcgcgtccgtaaggggctgaggggtcagaacaaggcggagaaccgcagtgacccggagatggagagcaggagcaGGTCTGtaatcttacttctcaccatctccggaagcttcatcatTCTGTGGTCGGTAAAATTTGCCGAATTCCTTTATTACACAGTTGCCGTATTGGATCAAAATAATTACAACGATTCggaatacattttccaacactctgGAGAGATGCTGATGctattaagttgctgcacaaacacgtttatttatggggtaactcagtccaggttcagagagcagttcatccGCGCAGTGAAATGTCCACTCACGTCAATTATTCAACAAATTAGTAAACAAAATATCTAA